The Orcinus orca chromosome 4, mOrcOrc1.1, whole genome shotgun sequence genome includes a region encoding these proteins:
- the PABPC4L gene encoding polyadenylate-binding protein 4-like has translation MHVAAKYRQASLYVGDLHADVTEDLLFKKFSAVGPVLSIRICRDLVTRRSLGYAYVNFLQLADAQKALDTMNFDPIKGKSIRLMWSQRDAYLRKSGIGNVFIKNLDKSIDNKTLYEHFSSFGKILSSKVMSDDHGSRGYAFVHFQNQIAADRAIQEMNGALLKDCRLFVGRFKSRKDREAELQNKASEFTNVYIKNFGDDMDDERLREVFSKYGKTLSVKVMTDSSGKSKGFGFVSFDSHGAAKKAVEEMNGKDINGQLLFVGRAQKKAERQAELKQMFEQLKQERFRRCRGAKLYIKNLDETIDDEKLRREFSSFGSISRVKVMQEEGRSKGFGLICFSSPEEATKAMTEMNGRILGSKPLNIALAQRP, from the coding sequence ATGCATGTAGCAGCCAAGTACCGCCAGGCCTCCCTGTACGTGGGTGACCTCCACGCGGACGTCACCGAGGACCTGCTGTTCAAGAAGTTCAGCGCTGTGGGGCCCGTGCTGTCCATCCGCATCTGCAGGGACCTGGTCACCCGCCGCTCTCTGGGCTATGCCTACGTGAACTTTCTGCAGCTGGCGGATGCCCAGAAGGCCCTGGACACCATGAACTTTGACCCGATAAAGGGCAAATCCATCCGTCTCATGTGGTCTCAGCGTGACGCCTACTTGAGGAAATCTGGAATTGGGAACGTGTTCATCAAGAATCTGGACAAATCCATTGATAACAAAACCCTTTATGAACACTTTTCGTCTTTTGGGAAGATCCTGTCCTCCAAGGTGATGAGTGATGATCACGGCTCCAGGGGCTATGCGTTCGTGCACTTTCAGAACCAGATTGCCGCCGACAGGGCCATCCAAGAGATGAATGGGGCACTGCTTAAGGACTGCAGGCTGTTTGTTGGCAGATTCAAGAGCCGCAAAGATCGGGAAGCCGAGCTCCAAAACAAAGCCAGTGAGTTCACCAATGTTTACATCAAAAACTTCGGAGATGACATGGATGATGAGAGACTGAGGGAAGTTTTCAGCAAATATGGAAAAACCCTGAGTGTTAAGGTGATGACAGATTCCAGTGGGAAATCCAAAGGCTTTGGCTTTGTGAGTTTTGATAGCCACGGGGCTGCCAAAAAGGctgttgaagaaatgaatggaaaGGACATAAATGGACAACTGCTTTTTGTAGGCCGGGCACAAAAGAAAGCAGAGCGACAGGCTGAGTTAAAGCAAATGTTTGAGCAGCTGAAACAGGAAAGATTTCGGCGGTGCCGGGGAGCAAAGCTCTATATTAAGAACCTGGATGAGACCATTGATGATGAAAAGCTACGAAGGGAATTTTCTTCATTTGGATCAATTAGCAGAGTTAAGGTAATGCAGGAAGAAGGGCGAAGCAAAGGGTTTGGCTTGATCTGCTTCTCCTCTCCTGAGGAGGCCACTAAAGCAATGACTGAGATGAATGGCCGCATCTTGGGCTCCAAGCCGCTCAACATCGCCCTGGCCCAGAGGCCCTAG